One genomic segment of Capricornis sumatraensis isolate serow.1 chromosome 6, serow.2, whole genome shotgun sequence includes these proteins:
- the C6H9orf40 gene encoding uncharacterized protein C9orf40 homolog, whose amino-acid sequence MAKRRAAEPLTFHVPWKRLLLCDFPEEPPSPPLWIPPPGASHPGRPLGFPELPRKRKIDAGAMTEPSVSPSKRRDDGDTGAQDGAEREGRGLETGESQLLQPPVRPRRPGEEPRGVRPPRGGGDDGAGRAESQRGDWGAAPRQLSEEFWQYNTFQYWRNPLPPIDLADIEDVSEDSLTETALQGKNEVAEIDMES is encoded by the exons ATGGCCAAGCGCCGTGCGGCCGAGCCGCTGACGTTCCACGTGCCTTGGAAGCGGCTCCTGCTCTGCGACTTTCCCGAGGAGCCGCCGTCGCCGCCGCTCTGGATCCCGCCGCCGGGGGCCTCGCATCCCGGGCGGCCCCTCGGCTTCCCCGAGCTGCCCCGAAAGCGTAAAATCGACGCGGGGGCTATGACGGAGCCTTCGGTTTCGCCCAGCAAGCGCCGCGACGACGGGGATACCGGCGCCCAGGACGGCGCGGAGCGTGAGGGCCGCGGCCTGGAGACCGGCGAGTCGCAGCTGCTACAGCCGCCCGTGCGGCCCCGCAGGCCGGGGGAGGAGCCCCGGGGTGTCCGCCCCCCGAGAGGCGGTGGCGACGATGGGGCGGGGCGCGCAGAGTCCCAGCGGGGAGACTGGGGGGCCGCACCGCGCCAG CTCAGTGAAGAATTTTGGCAGTATAACACCTTCCAGTACTGGAGGAACCCTTTACCACCTATTGATCTGGCAGACATTGAAGATGTAAGCGAAGACAGCCTGACAGAAACAGCACTGCAGGGcaagaatgaagtggctgagaTTGATATGGAGTCTTGA